One part of the Streptomyces nigra genome encodes these proteins:
- the secF gene encoding protein translocase subunit SecF: MSKLGNLGARLHRGEVGYDFVRNRKLWYGISILITITAIVGLAVRGLNMGIEFQGGAVFNTPKTTVSVAQAQEIAEEASGHDAIVQKLGGGDKATLRIQVAGIDTKQADKVSAEIADKLGVSENDVTGELVGPSWGEQIANKAWQGLGIFLILVVIYLAIAFEWRMALAAFVALIHDITITVGIYALVGFEVTPGTVIGLLTILGYSLYDTVVVFDSLKEQTKDITKQTRWTYSEIANRSINGTLVRSINTTVVALLPVAGLLFIGGGFLGAGMLNDISLSLFVGLAAGAYSSIFIATPLVADLKEREPQMKALKKRVLAKRAQTAAEGPATDVPADDELYDDEPEDTAAAVVGPRNQPASRTRGRNRPSGKRR; the protein is encoded by the coding sequence ATGTCGAAGCTCGGCAACCTCGGCGCCCGACTGCACCGTGGCGAGGTCGGCTACGACTTCGTCCGCAACCGCAAGCTCTGGTACGGCATCTCGATCCTGATCACCATCACGGCCATCGTCGGCCTGGCGGTGCGCGGCCTGAACATGGGCATCGAGTTCCAGGGCGGCGCGGTCTTCAACACCCCGAAGACCACCGTCTCGGTGGCCCAGGCCCAGGAGATCGCGGAAGAGGCCTCCGGCCACGACGCGATCGTCCAGAAGCTCGGCGGCGGCGACAAGGCCACGCTGCGCATCCAGGTCGCGGGCATCGACACCAAGCAGGCCGACAAGGTCTCCGCGGAGATCGCGGACAAGCTCGGTGTCTCGGAGAACGACGTCACCGGTGAGCTGGTCGGCCCGAGCTGGGGCGAGCAGATCGCCAACAAGGCCTGGCAGGGCCTCGGCATCTTCCTGATCCTGGTCGTGATCTATCTGGCGATCGCGTTCGAGTGGCGGATGGCCCTCGCCGCGTTCGTCGCCCTGATCCACGACATCACCATCACCGTCGGCATCTACGCCCTCGTCGGCTTCGAGGTCACGCCCGGCACGGTGATCGGTCTGCTCACGATCCTCGGTTACTCGCTCTACGACACGGTCGTCGTCTTCGACAGCCTCAAGGAGCAGACGAAGGACATCACCAAGCAGACCCGCTGGACGTACAGCGAGATCGCCAACCGCTCGATCAACGGCACCCTGGTCCGCTCGATCAACACCACGGTGGTCGCGCTGCTGCCGGTGGCGGGCCTGCTGTTCATCGGCGGCGGCTTCCTCGGCGCCGGCATGCTCAACGACATCTCGCTGTCGCTGTTCGTCGGCCTCGCGGCCGGCGCGTACTCGTCGATCTTCATCGCCACGCCGCTCGTCGCCGACCTCAAGGAGCGCGAGCCCCAGATGAAGGCCCTCAAGAAGCGGGTGCTCGCCAAGCGGGCGCAGACCGCCGCGGAGGGCCCGGCCACGGACGTCCCGGCCGACGACGAGTTGTACGACGACGAGCCGGAGGACACCGCGGCGGCGGTCGTCGGCCCGCGCAACCAGCCCGCATCGCGCACCCGCGGCCGCAACCGCCCCTCGGGGAAACGCCGATGA
- the secD gene encoding protein translocase subunit SecD, protein MAAPKKGRKASAQSKPGRSLALILIAIAALTGGMFASGHTTPRLGIDLAGGTSITLRAEAEPGQESAINKTNMDTAVQIMERRVNGLGVSEAEVQTQGDKNIIVNIPKGTDSKQARDQVGTTAKLYFRPVLQREASGGAAQPTPSASPSGSPSASPSGSSAKDPAKSTGSATPSATATTQGRAVTGGLKADTSPSPSAGADGDVAKLQAAYTALDCSKPAQRADAGKDAKPGEATVACGKDGEVWTKFLLGPVAVDGTEVKDAQASFDTTRAAGWQVDMKFTGTGSKKFADITGELSKQQSPQNEFAIVLDDEVVSHPYVQQAITGGNAQISGSFTQEEAKSLANMLSYGALPLTFSEDSVTTVTAALGGEQLEAGLIAGAIGLALVVIYLLVYYRGLSIIAILSLLVSAALTYTIMSLLGPTIGFALNLPAVCGAIVAIGITADSFIVYFERVRDEIREGRSLRPAVERAWPRARRTILVSDFVSFLAAAVLFIVTVGKVQGFAFTLGLTTLLDVVVVFLFTKPLLTLLARTKFYGGGHPWSGLDPKRLGARPPLRRTRRPSAPIETKEA, encoded by the coding sequence GTGGCAGCACCTAAGAAGGGCCGTAAGGCGAGCGCCCAGAGCAAGCCAGGGCGCTCGCTGGCCCTCATCCTGATCGCCATCGCGGCGCTCACCGGAGGGATGTTCGCCTCGGGGCACACCACTCCGCGACTCGGCATCGACCTGGCCGGCGGCACCAGCATCACGCTGCGTGCGGAAGCCGAACCGGGCCAGGAATCCGCGATCAACAAGACCAACATGGACACCGCGGTCCAGATCATGGAGCGCCGCGTCAACGGTCTTGGTGTCTCGGAGGCCGAGGTTCAGACCCAGGGCGACAAGAACATCATCGTCAACATCCCCAAGGGCACGGACTCCAAGCAGGCCCGGGATCAGGTCGGTACCACCGCCAAGCTCTACTTCCGCCCCGTCCTCCAGCGCGAGGCGTCCGGCGGCGCGGCGCAGCCGACGCCCAGCGCGTCGCCCAGCGGCTCCCCGAGCGCGTCGCCCAGCGGCTCCTCGGCCAAGGACCCGGCGAAGTCCACCGGCTCCGCGACTCCCTCCGCGACGGCCACCACCCAGGGCCGCGCCGTCACCGGCGGTCTGAAGGCGGACACCTCGCCCTCCCCGTCCGCCGGCGCGGACGGCGACGTCGCCAAGCTCCAGGCCGCGTACACCGCGCTCGACTGCTCCAAGCCCGCCCAGCGCGCCGACGCCGGCAAGGACGCCAAGCCCGGCGAGGCCACGGTCGCCTGCGGCAAGGACGGCGAGGTCTGGACGAAGTTCCTGCTCGGCCCGGTCGCGGTCGACGGCACCGAGGTCAAGGACGCCCAGGCCTCCTTCGACACCACGCGTGCCGCCGGCTGGCAGGTCGACATGAAGTTCACCGGCACCGGCTCCAAGAAGTTCGCGGACATCACCGGCGAGCTGTCCAAGCAGCAGTCCCCGCAGAACGAGTTCGCGATCGTCCTCGACGACGAGGTGGTCTCCCACCCGTACGTCCAGCAGGCCATCACCGGCGGCAACGCGCAGATCTCCGGCAGCTTCACGCAGGAGGAGGCCAAGAGCCTCGCCAACATGCTGTCGTACGGCGCCCTCCCGCTGACCTTCAGCGAGGACAGCGTCACCACGGTGACCGCCGCGCTCGGCGGCGAGCAGCTGGAGGCCGGCCTCATCGCCGGCGCCATCGGCCTCGCCCTCGTCGTGATCTACCTGCTGGTCTACTACCGCGGCCTGTCGATCATCGCGATCCTGTCGCTGCTGGTCTCCGCGGCCCTGACCTACACGATCATGTCGCTGCTCGGCCCCACCATCGGCTTCGCGCTGAACCTCCCGGCCGTCTGCGGTGCCATCGTCGCCATCGGCATCACCGCGGACTCGTTCATCGTGTACTTCGAGCGCGTCCGCGACGAGATCCGGGAAGGCCGCAGCCTGCGCCCCGCCGTCGAGCGGGCCTGGCCGCGCGCCCGGCGCACCATCCTGGTCTCCGACTTCGTGTCGTTCCTCGCCGCCGCGGTGCTCTTCATCGTCACCGTCGGCAAGGTCCAGGGCTTCGCGTTCACGCTCGGCCTGACCACCCTGCTCGACGTGGTCGTGGTGTTCCTCTTCACCAAGCCGCTGCTGACGCTCCTGGCCCGCACGAAGTTCTACGGAGGCGGACACCCCTGGTCCGGCCTCGACCCCAAGCGACTGGGCGCCCGGCCGCCGCTGCGCCGCACCCGCCGCCCCTCCGCCCCCATCGAGACGAAGGAGGCGTGA
- the yajC gene encoding preprotein translocase subunit YajC, with protein sequence MSLVTLLPFIVLIGAMFLMTRSAKKKQQQAADMRNQMQPGSGVRTIGGMYATVKEVNDDTVLLDAGPGVDLLFAKNAIGAVLSDDEYNRIVHGVEHDLKSDVVPDDASSLTEADEPAAAASDEKSVDLGKKDETDKTEEPSEAVAAEAKTEDAPKKTEGDSDAK encoded by the coding sequence GTGAGTCTCGTGACCCTCCTCCCGTTCATCGTGCTCATCGGGGCCATGTTCCTGATGACCCGGTCGGCCAAGAAGAAGCAGCAGCAGGCCGCCGACATGCGGAACCAGATGCAGCCCGGATCCGGCGTCCGCACCATCGGTGGCATGTACGCCACCGTCAAGGAGGTCAACGACGACACCGTCCTCCTCGACGCCGGCCCGGGCGTGGACCTTCTCTTCGCCAAGAACGCCATCGGTGCCGTCCTCTCCGACGACGAGTACAACCGCATCGTCCACGGCGTCGAGCACGACCTGAAGTCCGACGTCGTCCCGGACGACGCCTCCTCCCTCACCGAGGCCGACGAGCCCGCTGCCGCCGCCTCCGACGAGAAGTCCGTCGACCTCGGCAAGAAGGACGAGACGGACAAGACCGAGGAGCCGTCCGAAGCCGTGGCCGCCGAGGCCAAGACGGAGGACGCGCCGAAGAAGACCGAGGGCGACTCCGACGCGAAGTAG
- the ruvB gene encoding Holliday junction branch migration DNA helicase RuvB, translated as MNWDDDTTGTPAPERLVGSVADREDQAVEAALRPKDLDEFIGQEKVREQLDLVLRAARARGATADHVLLSGAPGLGKTTLSMIIAAEMGAPIRITSGPAIQHAGDLAAILSSLQEGEVLFLDEIHRMSRPAEEMLYMAMEDFRVDVIVGKGPGATAIPLELPPFTLVGATTRAGLLPPPLRDRFGFTAHMEFYEPVELERVIHRSASLLDVEITADGAAEIAGRSRGTPRIANRLLRRVRDYAQVKADGIIDQDIAAAALAVYEVDARGLDRLDRGVLEALLKLFGGGPVGLSTLAVAVGEERETVEEVAEPFLVREGLLARTPRGRVATPAAWTHLGLTPPRTSPAGNGQGDLFGA; from the coding sequence ATGAACTGGGACGACGACACCACCGGCACCCCTGCCCCCGAGCGGCTGGTGGGCTCCGTCGCCGATCGCGAGGACCAGGCCGTCGAGGCCGCGCTGCGCCCGAAGGACCTGGACGAGTTCATCGGGCAGGAGAAGGTCCGCGAGCAGCTCGACCTGGTGCTGCGGGCCGCCCGCGCGCGGGGCGCCACCGCCGACCACGTGCTGCTCTCCGGCGCCCCGGGTCTCGGCAAGACCACCCTCTCCATGATCATCGCGGCCGAGATGGGCGCCCCCATCCGGATCACCTCCGGCCCCGCCATCCAGCACGCCGGCGACCTCGCCGCGATCCTGTCCTCCCTCCAGGAGGGCGAGGTCCTCTTCCTCGACGAGATCCACCGCATGTCCCGGCCCGCCGAGGAGATGCTGTACATGGCCATGGAGGACTTCCGCGTCGACGTGATCGTCGGCAAGGGTCCCGGCGCCACCGCCATCCCGCTGGAGCTGCCCCCGTTCACCCTGGTCGGGGCCACCACGCGCGCGGGCCTGCTGCCGCCCCCGCTGCGCGACCGCTTCGGCTTCACCGCGCACATGGAGTTCTACGAGCCCGTCGAGCTGGAGCGGGTCATCCACCGCTCCGCGAGCCTGCTCGACGTCGAGATCACCGCCGACGGCGCCGCCGAGATCGCCGGCCGCTCCCGCGGCACGCCCCGCATCGCCAACCGCCTGCTGCGCCGCGTCCGCGACTACGCGCAGGTCAAGGCCGACGGGATCATCGACCAGGACATCGCGGCCGCCGCCCTCGCGGTCTACGAGGTCGACGCCCGCGGCCTGGACCGGCTGGACCGCGGCGTCCTGGAGGCGCTGCTGAAGCTGTTCGGCGGCGGACCGGTCGGCCTGTCCACGCTCGCCGTCGCCGTGGGGGAGGAACGTGAGACCGTGGAGGAGGTGGCCGAACCCTTCCTCGTCCGGGAGGGGCTGCTCGCCCGCACTCCGCGTGGCCGGGTGGCCACACCCGCGGCATGGACGCATCTCGGACTCACCCCGCCCCGCACATCGCCTGCTGGAAACGGACAAGGGGACCTGTTCGGGGCGTGA
- the ruvA gene encoding Holliday junction branch migration protein RuvA — protein MIAFVNGTVAALAPDAAVVEVGGVGMAVQCTPNTLSTLRVGQPAKLHTSLVVREDSLTLYGFADDDERQTFELLQTASGVGPRLAQAMLAVHTPDALRRAVATADEKALTAVPGIGKKGAQKLLLELKDRLGEPIGAPAVGAPVTQGWRDQLHAALIGLGYATREADEAVSAVAPQAEAAEGTPEVGRLLKAALQTLNRAR, from the coding sequence ATGATCGCCTTCGTCAACGGCACCGTCGCCGCCCTCGCCCCGGACGCCGCGGTCGTCGAGGTCGGCGGCGTCGGCATGGCCGTCCAGTGCACGCCGAACACACTGTCCACCCTGCGCGTCGGGCAGCCCGCCAAGCTGCACACCTCCCTCGTCGTCCGTGAGGACTCCCTCACGCTCTACGGCTTCGCCGACGACGACGAGCGGCAGACCTTCGAGCTGCTGCAGACCGCGAGCGGCGTCGGCCCCCGCCTCGCCCAGGCCATGCTCGCCGTGCACACGCCGGACGCCCTGCGCCGGGCCGTGGCCACCGCCGACGAGAAGGCCCTCACCGCCGTCCCCGGCATCGGCAAGAAGGGCGCCCAGAAGCTCCTCCTGGAGCTCAAGGACCGCCTCGGCGAGCCCATCGGGGCGCCCGCCGTCGGCGCCCCCGTCACCCAGGGCTGGCGCGACCAGCTGCACGCCGCCCTGATCGGCCTCGGTTACGCCACCCGCGAGGCCGACGAGGCCGTCAGCGCCGTAGCCCCGCAGGCCGAGGCCGCCGAGGGCACCCCGGAGGTCGGCCGCCTGCTGAAGGCGGCGCTGCAGACCCTGAACAGAGCGCGCTGA
- the ruvC gene encoding crossover junction endodeoxyribonuclease RuvC, with protein sequence MRVLGVDPGLTRCGVGVVEGVAGRPLTMLGVGVVRTPADAELGHRLVAVEQGIEQWLDEHRPEVVAVERVFSQHNVRTVMGTAQASAVAMLCAARRGIPVALHTPSEVKAAVTGSGRADKAQVGAMVTRLLRLSAPPKPADAADALALAICHIWRAPAQNRLQQAVALHTATASKGRPA encoded by the coding sequence GTGCGCGTACTCGGGGTGGACCCCGGACTGACCCGCTGCGGCGTCGGCGTCGTCGAGGGGGTCGCGGGCCGGCCGCTGACCATGCTGGGCGTCGGAGTCGTCCGCACTCCGGCGGACGCCGAGCTGGGCCATCGCCTGGTCGCCGTCGAGCAGGGCATCGAGCAGTGGCTGGACGAGCACCGGCCCGAAGTCGTCGCCGTGGAGCGGGTGTTCAGCCAGCACAACGTCCGGACCGTCATGGGCACCGCCCAGGCCAGCGCCGTCGCCATGCTCTGCGCCGCCCGCCGCGGCATCCCCGTCGCCCTGCACACGCCCAGCGAGGTCAAGGCCGCCGTGACCGGCTCGGGCCGCGCCGACAAGGCACAGGTCGGCGCCATGGTCACCCGGCTGCTGCGGCTCAGCGCTCCGCCCAAGCCGGCCGACGCCGCCGACGCCCTCGCGCTCGCCATCTGCCACATCTGGCGCGCCCCCGCGCAGAACCGCCTCCAGCAGGCCGTCGCCCTGCACACCGCCACCGCATCGAAAGGCCGCCCGGCATGA
- a CDS encoding YebC/PmpR family DNA-binding transcriptional regulator: MSGHSKWATTKHKKAVIDAKRGKLFAKLIKNIEVAARMGGVDIEGNPTLYDAIQKAKKQSVPNKNIDSAVKRGGGLEAGGADYETIMYEGYGPNGVAVLIECLTDNRNRAASDVRVAMTRNGGSMADPGSVSYLFNRKGVVIVPKGELTEDDVLAAVLDAGAEEVNDLGESFEVISEATDLVAVRTALQDAGIDYESADANFVPTMQVELDEEGAKKIFKLIDALEDSDDVQNVFANFDVSDEIMEKVDA; encoded by the coding sequence ATGTCCGGCCACTCTAAATGGGCTACGACGAAGCACAAGAAGGCCGTGATCGACGCCAAGCGCGGCAAGCTCTTCGCGAAGCTGATCAAGAACATCGAGGTCGCGGCCCGGATGGGCGGCGTCGACATCGAGGGCAACCCGACGCTCTACGACGCCATCCAGAAGGCCAAGAAGCAGTCGGTCCCGAACAAGAACATCGACTCCGCGGTCAAGCGCGGCGGCGGCCTCGAGGCCGGCGGTGCCGACTACGAGACGATCATGTACGAGGGCTACGGTCCGAACGGCGTCGCGGTGCTCATCGAGTGCCTCACCGACAACCGCAACCGCGCCGCCTCCGACGTCCGGGTCGCGATGACCCGCAACGGCGGCTCCATGGCCGACCCGGGCTCGGTGTCGTACCTGTTCAACCGCAAGGGCGTGGTGATCGTCCCCAAGGGCGAGCTGACCGAGGACGACGTCCTCGCCGCCGTCCTCGACGCGGGCGCCGAGGAGGTCAACGACCTCGGCGAGTCCTTCGAGGTGATCAGCGAGGCCACCGACCTGGTCGCGGTCCGCACCGCGCTCCAGGACGCCGGCATCGACTACGAGTCGGCCGACGCCAACTTCGTCCCGACCATGCAGGTCGAGCTGGACGAGGAGGGCGCCAAGAAGATCTTCAAGCTGATCGACGCGCTCGAGGACAGCGACGACGTGCAGAACGTCTTCGCCAACTTCGACGTCAGCGACGAGATCATGGAGAAGGTCGACGCCTGA
- the pdxT gene encoding pyridoxal 5'-phosphate synthase glutaminase subunit PdxT produces MTSPVIGVLALQGDVREHLVALAAADAVARPVRRPEELAEVDGLVIPGGESTTISKLAVLFGLMEPLRARVRDGMPVYGTCAGMIMLADKILDPRSGQETVGGIDMIVRRNAFGRQNESFEAAVDVKEIPGEPVEGVFIRAPWVESVGARAEVLAEHDGHIVAVRQGNALATSFHPELTGDHRVHGLFVEMVRAYRTSESL; encoded by the coding sequence ATGACCTCACCCGTCATCGGAGTCCTCGCGCTCCAGGGCGACGTGCGCGAGCACCTCGTCGCCCTGGCCGCGGCCGACGCCGTGGCCAGGCCGGTGCGCCGCCCCGAGGAGCTGGCCGAGGTCGACGGCCTGGTCATCCCCGGCGGTGAGTCCACCACGATCTCCAAGCTGGCCGTCCTCTTCGGGCTGATGGAACCCCTCCGCGCGCGCGTGCGCGACGGCATGCCCGTCTACGGCACCTGTGCCGGCATGATCATGCTCGCCGACAAGATCCTCGACCCGCGCTCGGGCCAGGAGACCGTCGGCGGGATCGACATGATCGTCCGCCGCAACGCCTTCGGGCGCCAGAACGAGTCGTTCGAGGCGGCCGTCGACGTCAAGGAGATCCCGGGCGAACCGGTGGAGGGCGTCTTCATCCGGGCCCCCTGGGTGGAGTCCGTGGGCGCCCGCGCCGAGGTCCTCGCCGAGCACGACGGCCACATCGTGGCGGTCCGCCAGGGCAACGCGCTGGCCACGTCGTTCCACCCGGAACTGACCGGCGACCACCGTGTGCACGGGCTGTTCGTCGAGATGGTGCGCGCGTACCGGACGTCCGAGTCCTTGTAG
- the pdxS gene encoding pyridoxal 5'-phosphate synthase lyase subunit PdxS: MSISENQAPETGTARVKRGMAEQLKGGVIMDVVTPEQAKIAEDAGAVAVMALERVPADIRKDGGVARMSDPDMIEGIIEAVSIPVMAKSRIGHFVEAQVLQSLGVDYIDESEVLTPADEVNHSDKWAFTTPFVCGATNLGEALRRIAEGAAMIRSKGEAGTGNVVEAVRHLRQIKNEIARLRGYDNNELYAAAKELRAPYELVKEVAELGKLPVVLFSAGGVATPADAALMRQLGAEGVFVGSGIFKSGDPAKRAAAIVKATTFYDDPKIIADASRNLGEAMVGINCDTLPEAERYANRGW, translated from the coding sequence GTGTCCATCTCCGAAAACCAGGCTCCCGAGACCGGCACCGCCCGTGTGAAGCGCGGCATGGCCGAGCAGCTCAAGGGCGGCGTGATCATGGACGTCGTCACCCCGGAGCAGGCGAAGATCGCCGAGGACGCGGGCGCGGTCGCCGTCATGGCCCTGGAGCGGGTGCCCGCCGACATCCGCAAGGACGGCGGCGTGGCCCGGATGTCCGACCCGGACATGATCGAGGGCATCATCGAGGCCGTCTCGATCCCCGTCATGGCCAAGTCCCGCATCGGCCACTTCGTCGAGGCCCAGGTCCTGCAGTCCCTCGGCGTCGACTACATCGACGAGTCCGAGGTCCTCACCCCGGCCGACGAGGTCAACCACTCCGACAAGTGGGCGTTCACGACCCCCTTCGTCTGCGGCGCCACCAACCTCGGTGAGGCCCTGCGCCGTATCGCCGAGGGCGCGGCCATGATCCGCTCCAAGGGCGAGGCCGGCACCGGCAACGTCGTCGAGGCCGTCCGCCACCTGCGCCAGATCAAGAACGAGATCGCCCGCCTGCGCGGCTACGACAACAACGAGCTGTACGCCGCCGCCAAGGAGCTGCGCGCCCCCTACGAGCTCGTCAAGGAGGTCGCCGAGCTCGGCAAGCTCCCGGTCGTGCTGTTCTCCGCCGGCGGTGTCGCCACCCCGGCCGACGCCGCCCTGATGCGCCAGCTCGGCGCCGAGGGCGTCTTCGTCGGCTCCGGCATCTTCAAGTCCGGCGACCCGGCCAAGCGCGCCGCCGCCATCGTGAAGGCCACCACCTTCTACGACGACCCCAAGATCATCGCGGACGCGTCCCGCAACCTCGGCGAGGCCATGGTCGGCATCAACTGCGACACCCTGCCCGAGGCCGAGCGCTACGCGAACCGGGGCTGGTGA
- a CDS encoding glycosyltransferase family 4 protein: MRIGIVCPYSWDVPGGVQFHIRDLAEYFVRQGHEVSVLAPADDDTPLPPYVVSAGRAVPVPYNGSVARLNFGFLSAARVRRWLHDGRFDVIHIHEPTSPSLGLLACWAASGPIVATFHTSNPRSRAMIAAYAILQAALEKISARIAVSEYARRTLVEHLGGDAVVIPNGVDVDFFARAEPNPDWQGDTIGFIGRIDEPRKGLPVLMRALPKILAARPQTRLLVAGRGDEEEAVEALPAELRSRVEFLGMVSDEDKARLLRSVDLYVAPNTGGESFGIILVEALSAGAPVLASDLDAFAQVLDQGAAGELFANEDADALAEAAVRLLEDPARRAALRKRGSAHVRRFDWSTVGADIMSVYETVTAGAAAVAADETPGSGTVSGLRARLGLARD; the protein is encoded by the coding sequence GTGAGAATCGGCATCGTCTGCCCGTACTCCTGGGACGTCCCGGGAGGCGTCCAGTTCCACATCCGGGACCTCGCCGAGTACTTCGTCCGGCAGGGCCACGAGGTGTCGGTGCTGGCCCCGGCCGACGACGACACCCCGCTCCCGCCGTACGTCGTCTCGGCGGGCCGGGCCGTCCCCGTGCCGTACAACGGCTCGGTCGCCCGGCTGAACTTCGGCTTCCTGTCGGCCGCGCGCGTGCGCCGCTGGCTGCACGACGGACGGTTCGACGTCATCCACATCCACGAGCCGACGTCGCCGTCCCTCGGCCTGCTGGCCTGCTGGGCGGCCTCGGGGCCGATCGTCGCCACCTTCCACACGTCCAACCCGCGCTCGCGCGCGATGATCGCCGCCTACGCGATCCTCCAGGCCGCCCTGGAGAAGATCAGCGCCCGGATCGCGGTGAGCGAGTACGCCCGCCGGACGCTGGTGGAGCACCTGGGCGGCGACGCGGTCGTCATCCCCAACGGCGTCGACGTCGACTTCTTCGCCCGGGCCGAGCCGAACCCCGACTGGCAGGGCGACACCATCGGCTTCATCGGCCGTATCGACGAGCCCCGCAAGGGCCTGCCGGTGCTGATGCGGGCCCTGCCGAAGATCCTCGCCGCCCGCCCGCAGACCCGGCTGCTGGTGGCCGGCCGGGGCGACGAGGAGGAGGCCGTCGAGGCCCTGCCCGCCGAGCTGCGCTCCCGCGTCGAGTTCCTCGGCATGGTCAGCGACGAGGACAAGGCGAGGCTGCTGCGCAGCGTCGACCTGTACGTGGCGCCCAACACCGGCGGGGAGAGCTTCGGCATCATCCTGGTCGAGGCGCTGTCGGCGGGCGCCCCCGTCCTCGCCTCCGACCTGGACGCCTTCGCGCAGGTCCTGGACCAGGGCGCGGCCGGCGAGCTGTTCGCCAACGAGGACGCGGACGCCCTCGCGGAGGCCGCCGTACGCCTGCTGGAGGACCCCGCCCGGCGGGCCGCGCTGCGGAAGCGGGGGAGCGCCCATGTGCGCCGCTTCGACTGGTCGACCGTCGGCGCGGACATCATGTCGGTCTACGAGACGGTGACGGCGGGCGCTGCGGCCGTCGCCGCCGACGAGACCCCCGGTTCGGGCACCGTGAGCGGGCTGCGCGCCCGGCTGGGGCTGGCACGGGACTGA
- a CDS encoding phosphatidylinositol mannoside acyltransferase — protein sequence MSAQDRLTDALYGLGWGTVKKLPEPAAVRLGRTIADLAWKKRGKGVQRLEGNYARVVPDASPQRLAELSRAGMRSYLRYWMESFRLPAWSEERVREGFTPKDVHHLTDGLAAGKGVILALPHLANWDLAGAWVTTELKTPFTTVAERLKPETLYDRFVAYREGLGMEVLPHSGGSAFGTLARRLRDGGLVCLVADRDLSASGVEVDFFGATARMPAGPALLAQQTGALLLPVTLWYDDSPVMKGRVHPPVEVPESGSRAEKTSVMTQALADAFATGIAEHPEDWHMLQRLWLADLDPTKGTS from the coding sequence GTGAGCGCCCAGGACCGGCTGACCGACGCCCTGTACGGGCTCGGCTGGGGCACCGTGAAGAAGCTCCCCGAGCCGGCCGCCGTGCGCCTCGGCCGCACCATCGCCGACCTGGCGTGGAAGAAGCGGGGCAAGGGCGTCCAGCGGCTGGAGGGCAACTACGCGCGCGTGGTGCCCGACGCGAGCCCGCAGCGCCTGGCCGAGCTCTCGCGCGCGGGCATGCGCTCGTATCTGCGCTACTGGATGGAGTCCTTCCGGCTGCCCGCCTGGAGCGAGGAGCGGGTGCGCGAGGGCTTCACCCCCAAGGACGTCCACCACCTCACCGACGGGCTGGCCGCCGGCAAGGGCGTGATTCTGGCCCTGCCCCACCTGGCCAACTGGGACCTGGCCGGGGCCTGGGTCACCACCGAACTGAAGACACCGTTCACGACGGTCGCCGAGCGCCTCAAGCCCGAGACGCTCTACGACCGCTTCGTCGCCTACCGCGAGGGCCTCGGCATGGAGGTCCTTCCGCACAGCGGCGGCAGCGCCTTCGGCACGCTGGCGCGCCGGCTGCGCGACGGCGGCCTGGTCTGCCTGGTCGCCGACCGCGACCTGTCCGCCTCCGGCGTCGAGGTCGACTTCTTCGGCGCGACCGCCCGGATGCCCGCGGGCCCGGCCCTGCTCGCCCAGCAGACCGGCGCGCTCCTGCTGCCCGTGACGCTCTGGTACGACGACTCTCCCGTCATGAAGGGCCGTGTCCACCCACCGGTCGAGGTACCCGAGTCAGGCAGCCGGGCCGAGAAGACGTCTGTCATGACACAGGCGCTGGCCGACGCCTTCGCCACGGGTATCGCGGAACATCCGGAGGACTGGCACATGCTCCAGCGCTTGTGGCTCGCCGACCTGGATCCCACGAAGGGGACCTCGTGA